The Desulfosporosinus acidiphilus SJ4 genome has a window encoding:
- the rpsB gene encoding 30S ribosomal protein S2 — translation MAVISMKQLLEAGVHFGHQTRRWNPKMARYIFTERNGIYIIDLQKTVKKVDEAYNFVRNLATEGGTMLFVGTKKQAQESVKEEAERCGMYFVNERWLGGMLTNFQTIQKRVDRLRELERMETEGVFEVLTKKEVSALRHEMEKLERFLGGIKNMKKLPDALFIVDPRKERIAVAEARRLNIPIVAIVDTNCDPDEIDVVIPANDDAIRAVKLLTAKMADAIIEGQQGNVDEEAEEAGEAVEG, via the coding sequence ATGGCAGTTATCTCTATGAAACAATTATTGGAAGCTGGTGTTCATTTCGGACACCAAACACGTCGCTGGAATCCTAAAATGGCCCGGTATATTTTCACAGAACGTAATGGGATTTACATCATTGATCTGCAAAAGACTGTTAAGAAAGTTGATGAAGCTTATAACTTTGTCCGCAATCTGGCAACCGAGGGAGGCACCATGCTCTTCGTCGGCACAAAGAAACAAGCCCAGGAGTCTGTGAAAGAAGAAGCTGAACGCTGCGGCATGTATTTTGTCAACGAGCGTTGGCTCGGAGGAATGCTGACAAACTTCCAAACCATCCAAAAACGGGTTGATCGTTTGCGTGAGCTGGAAAGAATGGAAACTGAAGGGGTTTTCGAAGTGCTCACTAAGAAAGAAGTCTCTGCCCTTCGCCATGAGATGGAGAAGCTGGAGCGTTTCTTAGGCGGTATTAAAAATATGAAGAAACTCCCGGATGCGTTATTCATTGTTGACCCGCGTAAAGAGCGAATTGCCGTGGCAGAAGCACGACGCTTGAATATTCCCATCGTTGCTATTGTTGATACAAACTGTGACCCCGACGAGATTGATGTTGTCATCCCGGCTAACGATGATGCCATCCGCGCCGTAAAATTGTTAACAGCAAAAATGGCAGATGCAATTATCGAAGGACAACAAGGAAATGTGGACGAAGAAGCTGAGGAAGCCGGAGAAGCAGTTGAAGGTTAA
- the codY gene encoding GTP-sensing pleiotropic transcriptional regulator CodY, whose amino-acid sequence MESTLLEKTRAINKLIQRAAGNPVDFEEMAKVLRQAIIANCYIVGRRGKILGYSFMNHFVCGTMDEIVMHSERFPESYNEGLMKINETKTNTTQVANGCIFDNDTPCHFNNKVTTVVPILGGGERVGTLVLAKYDEEFREEDLVLAEYGATVVGMEILRVKAERAEEEARKKAAVQIAVGTLSYSELEAVEHIFAELGGGEGLLVASKIADRVGITRSVIVNALRKFESAGVIESKSLGMKGTYIRVLNDYLLDELDKHIKHTK is encoded by the coding sequence ATGGAAAGTACATTACTGGAAAAAACAAGGGCTATCAATAAATTAATTCAACGTGCTGCCGGAAACCCTGTTGACTTTGAGGAAATGGCAAAGGTGCTTCGCCAGGCAATTATCGCCAATTGTTATATTGTGGGACGGCGGGGAAAAATCTTAGGTTATAGCTTTATGAACCACTTCGTTTGTGGAACCATGGACGAAATCGTCATGCATTCCGAGCGTTTTCCGGAAAGTTATAATGAAGGTCTTATGAAAATAAACGAGACTAAGACGAACACTACCCAAGTTGCCAATGGCTGCATTTTCGACAACGATACACCTTGTCATTTTAACAATAAGGTGACAACTGTCGTTCCAATTTTAGGCGGCGGCGAACGGGTAGGGACGCTTGTTTTGGCAAAATATGATGAGGAATTTAGAGAAGAAGATCTTGTTCTGGCCGAATATGGTGCTACAGTTGTAGGGATGGAAATCTTGCGGGTAAAAGCTGAACGTGCAGAAGAAGAAGCCCGTAAAAAAGCTGCCGTTCAAATCGCAGTTGGTACTCTATCCTACTCCGAGCTCGAAGCTGTTGAGCATATCTTTGCTGAATTAGGCGGCGGAGAAGGTCTTTTAGTCGCCAGCAAAATTGCGGATCGAGTTGGGATCACCCGTTCTGTCATTGTCAACGCCCTCCGCAAATTTGAATCCGCAGGTGTTATTGAGTCAAAGTCTTTGGGAATGAAGGGAACTTACATCCGGGTTCTCAACGATTATCTCTTAGATGAACTGGATAAGCATATCAAGCATACAAAATAG
- the hslU gene encoding ATP-dependent protease ATPase subunit HslU has product MESLTPREIVRELDSYIVGQDAGKRAVAIALRNRYRRSLLPEKLQDDIIPKNILMIGPTGVGKTEIARRLAKLVRAPFIKVEATKFTEVGYVGRDVESIVRDIVEIALRMVKAERAEIVQTQAAVNAEKRLIELLVPIKHSEKSSANPFQMLFGQSSETEKEETVTPEIEKERALVVESLRRGELEEKVIEISVEETAPLSDMLGNNMMEMGMNIQDMVSGILPKRHKKRKVSVKEARKILLNEEVQNLIDHDEAVNEAIHRTEHEGIVFLDEIDKIAGREGAGGPDVSRGGVQRDILPIVEGSTVVTKYGPVKTDHILFIAAGAFHLCKPSDLIPELQGRFPIRVELESLSVADFKRILTEPQSSLIKQYSALLGTEGIKVDFTENAIEELAEVAYKVNSTTENIGARRLHTIIEKVLEELSFEASELPEDYTVTINREYVQHRLGNVIQNQDLARYIL; this is encoded by the coding sequence ATGGAAAGCTTAACTCCTCGAGAAATTGTCCGTGAATTGGATTCATATATTGTAGGACAAGATGCAGGTAAACGGGCTGTTGCCATTGCTTTGCGCAACCGCTATCGACGTTCTTTGCTGCCGGAAAAATTGCAGGATGATATCATCCCTAAAAACATTCTGATGATTGGTCCTACAGGTGTAGGTAAAACTGAAATTGCCAGGCGCTTGGCCAAGCTGGTTCGTGCTCCTTTCATTAAGGTTGAGGCGACAAAGTTTACGGAAGTAGGCTATGTTGGCCGGGATGTAGAGTCTATTGTTCGTGACATCGTTGAAATCGCCCTGCGCATGGTCAAAGCGGAACGTGCTGAAATAGTTCAGACACAGGCTGCCGTCAATGCTGAAAAGCGATTAATCGAATTATTAGTGCCCATCAAACATTCTGAGAAATCCTCAGCCAATCCCTTTCAGATGCTTTTCGGTCAATCCTCTGAAACAGAGAAGGAGGAAACCGTAACTCCTGAGATTGAAAAAGAGCGGGCGTTGGTTGTGGAAAGTCTGCGGCGCGGTGAACTGGAAGAGAAAGTTATTGAAATTTCCGTTGAAGAGACAGCTCCTCTATCAGATATGTTAGGCAACAATATGATGGAAATGGGTATGAATATTCAGGATATGGTGTCAGGAATCTTGCCCAAACGACATAAAAAGAGAAAAGTAAGCGTTAAAGAGGCCCGCAAGATTTTACTGAACGAAGAAGTTCAAAACTTGATTGATCACGATGAGGCCGTTAACGAAGCTATTCATAGAACAGAACATGAGGGCATTGTATTCTTGGATGAAATAGATAAGATCGCTGGGCGAGAAGGGGCTGGAGGACCTGATGTGTCAAGGGGAGGAGTACAGCGAGATATTCTCCCTATTGTTGAGGGCTCTACGGTTGTTACGAAATATGGCCCGGTCAAAACAGATCATATTCTCTTCATTGCAGCTGGGGCATTCCACCTTTGTAAACCTTCTGACCTTATTCCCGAACTTCAAGGAAGGTTTCCTATTCGTGTTGAATTAGAATCCTTGAGTGTTGCGGATTTCAAACGAATACTTACCGAACCTCAATCATCCCTAATTAAGCAATATAGTGCCTTACTAGGGACAGAAGGGATAAAGGTTGATTTCACAGAGAATGCTATTGAGGAACTAGCAGAAGTTGCCTATAAGGTAAACTCTACCACTGAAAATATTGGCGCTAGACGTCTTCATACAATTATTGAAAAGGTATTGGAAGAATTGTCCTTCGAAGCGTCTGAACTTCCTGAAGATTATACCGTAACCATCAATAGGGAATATGTTCAGCACCGTTTGGGTAATGTAATTCAAAACCAAGATTTAGCGCGGTATATTTTATAA
- the hslV gene encoding ATP-dependent protease subunit HslV: MFHATTIVAVKRGEQVAIAGDGQVTFGQATVMKHKARKVRRLFHGKVITGFAGSVADAFTLFDKFEQKLEEYHGNLQRAAVELAKEWRTDKMLRNLEALLLVADSQNLLIVSGSGEVIEPDDGIAAIGSGGNYALAAARALVNHTNLSPTEIVKEAMLVAAGICVYTNEQIHVEEL, from the coding sequence ATGTTTCATGCAACAACAATTGTCGCAGTAAAGAGAGGGGAACAAGTTGCCATTGCCGGAGATGGGCAAGTGACTTTTGGACAGGCCACTGTGATGAAACATAAGGCCCGGAAAGTTCGCCGCTTATTTCACGGTAAGGTAATTACCGGCTTCGCTGGATCTGTAGCGGACGCCTTTACACTTTTTGATAAATTCGAACAAAAACTCGAAGAATATCATGGCAATCTGCAGCGCGCAGCTGTTGAGCTGGCCAAGGAATGGCGCACCGATAAAATGCTCAGGAATCTCGAGGCTTTGCTTCTTGTGGCTGATAGCCAAAATCTCTTAATTGTCTCGGGATCCGGTGAAGTGATTGAGCCCGACGATGGTATTGCCGCCATCGGTTCGGGAGGAAACTATGCTTTAGCTGCTGCCCGTGCCTTAGTTAATCATACAAATCTGTCACCGACGGAAATTGTCAAAGAAGCAATGCTTGTAGCTGCCGGGATTTGTGTTTATACCAATGAACAAATTCATGTAGAAGAGTTATAG
- the xerA gene encoding site-specific tyrosine recombinase/integron integrase, with protein MLADEALSLFAGYQYSLNRSEHTVIAYQNDLGQFFRFAAQEVGQEPESLTVQQIDVYIVRSFLGILTDQGLTRKSMARKLAALRSLFKFLCREGILSVNPVQRIASPKIGKKLPHFLYLDQVEGLLRASDCSKLLGARDQVIMELLYGSGLRVSELVGLNRDSLDLEGGLIRVLGKGNKERVVPITNYARRAIENYLKMRSDENGALLLNYQGTRLTDRSVRRILDKLVNRVSLEQHVHPHMLRHSFATHLLDGGADLRSVQELLGHQKLSSTQIYTHLTRERLKDVYGKAHPRAKTVIDPLK; from the coding sequence GTGTTAGCCGATGAGGCCTTAAGTCTGTTTGCGGGTTATCAATATTCTCTTAATCGCTCAGAACATACGGTCATAGCTTATCAAAACGACCTGGGGCAATTTTTTCGTTTTGCGGCTCAGGAGGTTGGGCAAGAACCAGAAAGCCTTACTGTCCAGCAAATCGATGTTTATATTGTCCGCAGTTTTTTAGGAATACTGACAGATCAGGGATTAACACGCAAAAGTATGGCTCGTAAACTTGCTGCCCTAAGATCACTCTTTAAGTTTTTATGCCGGGAAGGGATTCTGTCAGTGAATCCAGTACAACGAATTGCCAGCCCCAAAATAGGAAAAAAACTCCCGCATTTTCTCTATCTCGATCAAGTTGAAGGATTGCTGCGGGCTTCTGACTGTTCAAAGCTTCTGGGCGCACGGGATCAAGTCATTATGGAACTACTTTATGGTTCCGGACTTCGAGTCAGTGAGCTTGTCGGTTTAAATAGAGATAGTCTTGATTTGGAGGGCGGTCTGATCCGAGTTTTAGGAAAAGGAAATAAAGAAAGAGTAGTGCCGATCACAAATTATGCGCGGCGAGCCATTGAAAACTATCTGAAGATGCGCAGCGATGAAAATGGTGCCTTATTGTTAAATTATCAGGGAACTCGTTTAACGGATCGTTCTGTCCGCCGTATTTTGGATAAACTAGTGAACAGAGTCTCCTTGGAACAACATGTCCACCCGCATATGCTCCGCCACTCCTTTGCCACCCATCTTTTAGATGGAGGAGCAGATTTGAGAAGTGTGCAGGAATTGCTGGGGCATCAGAAATTATCCTCAACTCAGATTTATACTCATTTGACTCGGGAACGCTTAAAAGACGTTTATGGCAAGGCTCATCCTCGAGCAAAAACGGTTATTGACCCATTAAAATAA
- the trmFO gene encoding methylenetetrahydrofolate--tRNA-(uracil(54)-C(5))-methyltransferase (FADH(2)-oxidizing) TrmFO produces the protein MHKITVIGAGLAGSEAAWQLAKRGVNVDLYEMRPSKFSPAHHSEGFAELVCSNSLRAAGLENAVGLLKEEMRRLDSLIMKAADQTMVPAGGALAVDRDLFSQEITQRLTDHPNVTVHREEVHSLPEDTTVIVASGPLTAEDLAKDILRFTGEKALSFYDAAAPIVTYESIDLSKAFWASRYDKGEADYLNCPMSQEEYEVFYQELIKAEMAEVKGFEEGDVFEGCLPIEVMAKRGIQTLTFGPLKPVGLQDSRTGKKPFAVVQLRKENQTGTLLNLVGFQTHLKWGEQKRVFSLIPGLERAEFARFGVMHRNTFLNAPKVLKADFSLKGRESLFFAGQITGVEGYVESAASGLLAGLNAWRRLHQMETLVFPPETALGGLARHLEGSPSQSFQPMNVNFGLLPPLTERIRNKREKNSRISQRALEALSIFCSRENLEEVSRC, from the coding sequence ATGCATAAAATTACCGTCATCGGTGCGGGACTGGCAGGCTCTGAAGCTGCCTGGCAGTTGGCCAAACGGGGTGTGAATGTTGATTTATATGAAATGAGGCCCTCGAAATTCTCCCCGGCTCACCATAGCGAAGGGTTTGCTGAATTGGTCTGCAGTAATTCCTTGCGTGCAGCAGGCTTAGAGAATGCTGTGGGTTTATTAAAAGAAGAAATGCGGCGGTTGGATTCATTAATCATGAAGGCCGCTGATCAAACCATGGTGCCGGCCGGAGGCGCCTTAGCCGTTGACCGTGACTTGTTTTCCCAAGAGATTACCCAGCGATTAACAGACCATCCCAATGTTACTGTTCATAGGGAAGAAGTACACTCCTTACCCGAGGATACAACGGTCATTGTGGCAAGTGGTCCGCTTACCGCGGAGGATTTAGCCAAGGATATTTTACGTTTTACCGGAGAAAAGGCTCTCTCCTTTTATGATGCCGCAGCACCTATTGTTACGTATGAGTCTATCGATTTGAGCAAGGCTTTTTGGGCCTCAAGATACGATAAAGGTGAAGCGGACTATCTAAACTGTCCTATGTCTCAGGAAGAATATGAAGTCTTTTATCAAGAACTGATCAAGGCCGAAATGGCTGAAGTTAAAGGCTTTGAGGAAGGCGATGTCTTTGAAGGCTGTCTGCCCATCGAAGTGATGGCTAAGCGTGGTATCCAGACGTTAACCTTTGGTCCGCTCAAGCCCGTCGGTCTTCAAGATTCTCGAACCGGGAAAAAGCCCTTTGCAGTCGTTCAGCTTCGTAAAGAGAATCAGACAGGAACGCTGCTGAATCTGGTAGGATTTCAAACCCATTTAAAATGGGGTGAGCAAAAAAGGGTGTTTTCTTTAATACCGGGTTTGGAACGAGCTGAGTTTGCGCGATTTGGCGTAATGCACCGCAACACGTTTTTGAATGCCCCCAAAGTGCTTAAGGCAGACTTTAGCCTCAAGGGCAGAGAGTCGCTTTTTTTTGCCGGGCAAATTACCGGCGTAGAAGGGTATGTGGAGTCTGCGGCGAGTGGTCTCCTGGCAGGCCTAAATGCCTGGCGCCGCCTCCATCAGATGGAGACTTTGGTTTTCCCCCCGGAAACAGCTTTGGGGGGGTTAGCGCGGCATTTAGAGGGGTCACCCAGTCAGAGCTTCCAGCCAATGAATGTTAACTTTGGTTTATTGCCGCCGCTGACGGAGAGAATACGAAATAAACGTGAAAAGAACAGCAGAATTTCTCAGCGGGCACTGGAGGCTTTAAGCATATTTTGCTCTCGTGAAAATTTAGAGGAGGTAAGCAGGTGTTAG
- the topA gene encoding type I DNA topoisomerase encodes MSKTLVIVESPAKAKSISKFLGNRYTVKASMGHLRDLPKSQLGVDLENDFEPKYIAIRGRGDLIKDLRSAAKGADKIFLASDPDREGEAIAWHLSYLLGLKQGDKNRIEFHEITKSAIQAAIKQPRELDMDRVDAQQARRVLDRLVGYQLSPLLWRKIKKGLSAGRVQSVAVRLVDDREEQIRSFVSEEYWSLTANLESKGGKFTAKLLKNDDKKISISSKSEMEVILNDLQGKEFNVTDVRAKEKKKQPAPPFTTSSLQQEAHRKLSFSPKRTMMLAQQLYEGLDLGEEGTVGLITYMRTDSVKVAEVAQAEAKEWIISHYGNDYYPPEPRQFANKGRSQEAHEAIRPTVPLRTPDSLKGILTRDQLRLYRLIWERFIASQMSSAVTDTLTVDIVAGSALFRANTSTIRFAGFLAVYEEGKDEGDVQDDEQNSLTFDLSVGEPLKLIQLSEKQHFTEPPPRYTEASLVRKLEEEGIGRPSTYAPTIETIQTRGYVVKEEKQLIPTELGDIVIALLKEHFPDIVNLEFTANLEGKLDLVEEGRVPWKSVINEYYQPFSEALALAEERIGKVKIEDQVSEELCESCGRNMVVKMGRYGKFLACPGFPDCRNTKPLLEQVGANCPKCGKPLVLRRSKKGRKFYGCSAYPECDFVSWEMPAPEPCPECQQMMVIKSSKRQKKHVCTNPECRFTKVIEEE; translated from the coding sequence TCAGCAAATTTTTAGGAAATCGTTATACCGTAAAAGCCTCCATGGGGCATTTGCGGGATCTGCCTAAAAGTCAGTTAGGAGTCGATTTAGAGAATGACTTTGAGCCAAAATATATTGCAATTCGCGGCCGCGGGGATTTGATCAAGGATTTGCGCTCGGCTGCTAAAGGAGCCGATAAAATCTTCCTGGCCTCTGACCCGGATCGTGAAGGGGAAGCCATTGCCTGGCATCTTTCCTATCTTTTAGGGCTTAAACAAGGGGACAAAAATCGTATCGAATTTCATGAAATTACCAAATCGGCAATTCAAGCTGCAATTAAACAGCCTCGTGAACTTGATATGGACCGGGTGGATGCCCAACAGGCTCGCCGGGTTTTAGACAGATTAGTCGGTTACCAGTTAAGCCCGCTGCTCTGGCGAAAAATCAAGAAGGGTTTGAGTGCTGGCCGGGTTCAATCTGTGGCAGTGCGTCTCGTTGATGATCGTGAAGAACAAATTCGCTCGTTTGTATCTGAAGAATACTGGAGTTTAACCGCAAATCTCGAGTCTAAGGGCGGTAAGTTCACAGCAAAATTATTAAAAAATGATGATAAAAAGATATCCATTTCCTCCAAATCAGAAATGGAAGTCATATTAAATGATCTCCAAGGCAAAGAATTTAACGTAACAGACGTTCGTGCCAAAGAAAAGAAAAAGCAGCCTGCCCCTCCGTTTACAACGAGCAGCTTACAGCAAGAAGCCCATAGGAAATTGAGCTTTTCACCGAAACGTACCATGATGTTAGCCCAGCAGCTTTATGAGGGCCTTGACTTAGGGGAAGAAGGTACCGTCGGTCTTATTACTTACATGCGTACTGACTCTGTTAAAGTGGCCGAAGTTGCTCAAGCAGAAGCGAAAGAGTGGATTATATCTCACTACGGAAATGACTATTATCCCCCGGAACCTCGCCAGTTTGCCAATAAGGGCCGATCACAAGAGGCCCATGAGGCCATTCGGCCCACAGTTCCGTTACGGACTCCGGACTCATTGAAGGGGATTTTAACACGCGATCAATTACGCTTGTATCGTTTAATATGGGAACGGTTTATTGCCAGTCAAATGAGTTCAGCAGTTACGGATACTTTAACGGTTGACATCGTTGCCGGATCTGCCCTTTTTCGTGCTAACACTTCGACAATACGTTTTGCTGGCTTTTTAGCGGTGTACGAAGAGGGCAAAGACGAGGGGGACGTTCAGGATGATGAGCAAAATTCCCTGACCTTTGACCTTTCTGTTGGCGAACCTCTTAAACTTATTCAACTATCGGAGAAACAACATTTCACAGAACCTCCGCCGCGTTATACCGAGGCTTCCTTGGTGCGAAAATTAGAAGAAGAAGGTATCGGGAGGCCGAGCACCTACGCGCCAACCATTGAGACCATCCAGACAAGGGGTTACGTCGTCAAAGAAGAAAAACAATTAATTCCGACAGAGTTAGGAGATATTGTTATAGCCCTACTTAAAGAACATTTCCCCGATATCGTCAACCTGGAGTTCACGGCGAATTTGGAGGGAAAACTCGATCTTGTGGAAGAAGGCAGGGTTCCCTGGAAGTCTGTTATAAACGAATATTATCAGCCGTTTTCCGAAGCTTTGGCCCTGGCTGAAGAACGAATCGGTAAAGTTAAAATAGAGGATCAGGTCTCCGAAGAACTTTGTGAGAGCTGCGGGCGGAATATGGTTGTCAAAATGGGGAGATACGGAAAATTTTTGGCTTGCCCGGGATTTCCGGACTGCCGAAACACAAAGCCGCTTTTGGAACAAGTGGGGGCCAATTGCCCTAAGTGCGGCAAACCGCTGGTCCTTCGCCGTTCGAAGAAGGGACGTAAATTTTATGGCTGCAGTGCTTATCCGGAGTGTGATTTTGTTTCTTGGGAAATGCCGGCCCCTGAACCTTGCCCCGAATGCCAGCAGATGATGGTCATAAAGTCGTCTAAGCGGCAGAAAAAACATGTTTGTACCAACCCAGAGTGTCGATTTACCAAGGTGATTGAAGAAGAGTAA